The Mycolicibacterium aurum genome segment TGCGGCGCTACCACTTTCCCTCCGGCACCTCGAAGATCATCCCGCTGCGCGACATCCGCGGATACCGGGCCACACCGCTGGGCCTGTTCATGCAGCGGTTCCGGCTGTGGGGCAGTTCCGACTTTCGCCGCTGGCTGCCGCTGGACGTGCGCAGGCCGCTGAAGTCGACTCTTGTCACCCTGGATGTGGCTGGGGCACATCCGAATCCGGCGTGCACGCCGGTGCACCCCGAGCAGTTCCTGGAACTGCTCGACGAATTCCTCTCGAGTCGTTAGCGCCGTTACTTCGCCGGCGTCAGCACGTCGGTGCCGACGTAGGGCACCAGCGCGTCGGGGATGCGCACGCTGCCGTCGGGCTGCTGATGGTTCTCCAGGATCGCCACCAGCCAGCGTGTGGTCGCCAGCGTGCCGTTGAGCGTCGCCGCGGTCTGCGGCTTGCCGTTCCCGTCGCGGTAGCGCACCGCGAGCCTGCGGGCCTGGAACGTCGTGCAGTTCGACGTCGAGGTCAGTTCCCGGTAGGTCTGCTGCGTGGGCACCCACGCCTCGCAGTCGAACTTGCGCGCCGCCGATGAGCCGAGATCGCCTGCCGCGATGTCGATCACCCGGTACGGCACCTCGATGTGGGCCAGCATCTGCCGCTGCCAACCGAGCAGCCGATCGTGCTCGGCCTCGGCCTCCTCCGGCCTGCAGTAGACGAAGCCCTCGACCTTGTCGAACTGGTGCACGCGGATGACGCCGCGGGTGTCCTTGCCGTAGCTGCCCGCCTCCCGGCGGAAGCACGTCGACCAGCCCGCGTACCGCAGCGGACCCTGCGACAGGTCCAGGATCTCCCCGGAGTGGTAGCCGGCCAGCGGCACCTCGGAGGTCCCGACCAGGTACATGTCGTCTTCTTCGAGGTGATAGATCTCGTCGGCGTGGGCGCCGAGGAACCCGGTGCCCGCCATGATCTCGGGCCGGACCAGGACCGGCGGGATCATCAACGTGAAACCGTTCTCGGTGGCGGTGCGCACCGCCAGCTGGAACAGCCCCAGTTGCAGCAGCGCGCCGAAACCGGTCAGGAAATAGAACCGCGAGCCCGAAACCTTGGCGCCGCGCTCCATGTCGATGAGCCCCAGCGATTCACCGAGTTCCAGGTGATCCCGCGGATCGTCGATGGCGGGCGGTTCGCCGACGGTGTCGAGCACCACGAAGTCGTCTTCGCCGCCGGCCGGGACGCCGTCGATGATGACGTTCGAGATCGCCATGTGTGCCGCGGTGTAGGCCTTCTCCGCCTCCGACTGCGCCGCTTCGGCGGACTTGACCTTGTCCGCGAGGTCCTTGGCCGCGGCCATCAGCGCCGGACGTTCGTCGGGCGAGGCCTTCCCGATCAGCTTGCTCGCCGACTTCTGCTCGGCGCGCAGGTTGTCGGCGGCCGAGATGGCGGCCCGCCGCGCCGTATCGGCCTCGGCGAGCGCATCGACGAGACCGGGATCTTCGCCGCGGGCCTGTTGCGACGCACGTACGGCGTCCGGGTTCTCTCGCAGGAATCTCGGGTCGATCACCGACGAACGCTCGCGTGAGGAGTTACAGCCACGGCGCAAACCCTAGTAGGTTTCGCATCCCCCCGGCACCAGCGTCGCGTCCCGCCGCCGGCGCGGCTCAGCTGGATAACGTTACAACTGCATCACTTGTCACAGGACCTGACACGCCTGTCACAATGGAGCGGATGTCAGAGATAACCGGATCGAGCCCGGCGCCCTGGTGGAAAAGCCTGCAGGGGGCGTCGACGCGGCGAGCGCTGCTGTTGACGGCGCTCGGCGGGCTGCTGATCGCCGGGGTGATCACCGTGCTCCCCAGCGCCGACCCCACTGGCGGCCTGACCGCCAATTCGATCTCACTCGGACCGCGCGGCAATGACACCTTCGACCACGCCAAGAGCGGCGACTGCCTGACCTGGCCCGACCGCACCCCCGACGCCGCCGAGATCGTCGACTGCGCCGCCGAGCACCGCTTCGAGGTGGCCGAGTCCGTCGACATGCGGACCTTCCCGGGCAGTGAGTACGGACCCGACGCCGCACCTCCGTCGGTGGCGCGCATCCAGCAGATCAGCCAGGAGCAGTGCTCGGCTGCGGTCAAGCGCTATCTGGGAGCCCGCTTCGACCCCAACAGCCGATTCACCATCAGCATGCTCTGGTCGGGCGACAAGGCGTGGCGGCAGTCCGGCGAACGCCGGATGCTGTGCGGTCTCCAGCTGCCGGGGCCGAACAATCAGCAGCTGACATTCCAGGGCAGGGTCGCCGAGATCGACCAGTCCAAGGTGTGGCCGGTGGGTACCTGCCTCGGTATCGACCCGGCCACCAATCAGCCCACCGACATCCCGGTGGACTGCGCGGCCCCCCACGCCATGGAGGTGACCGGTGCGGTCAACCTCGCCACGAAGTTCCCCGATGTGCTGCCGCCCGAAGCCGCGCAGGACACCTTCATCAAAGACGAATGCACCAAGATGACCGACGCCTACCTGGCGCCGATCAAGCTGCGCGACACCACGTTGACGCTGATCTACAGCACCGTGTCGCTGCCGAGCTGGGCGGCGGGCAGCCACCAGGTGTCCTGCAGCATCGGCGCCACACTCGGCAACGGCGGATGGTCGACGTTGCTCAACACCGCCAAGGGCCCGCTGATGATCAACGGGCAGCCGCCGGTACCGCCGCCGGACATCCCGGAGGAGCGCCTCAGCCTGCCGCCGATCCCGATGCCCGACGCACCGTCGTCGTCGTCATCGTCGTCGTCGTCCTCGAGCAGCGGGTCTTCGGAGACCACCTACGAGGACAGCACCAGCGACAGTCAGCAGACCGTGCACGGTCCGCAGGCGACGACGGCGCCCACGCCCACCGAGCAGGCGCCGTCGGAGGTCCCGCCGCCGGGAGGTGGCAACACGTTCCTCAACGGTCCGCCACCACCACCGCCTGCTCCGCCGGCCGAGCAGCTCCCGCCGCCCGGCGCGCTGCCCCCGCCTCCGCCTCCACCGGCCCCGGTGCCCGGCCCGGTCGAGCCACCACCCCCGCTCCTCCCGCCGCCACCCGTGGCGTAGCCCGGTGGCCGTGGCGATGAGCCCGCAGCGGTTCGACGAGCTGGTCGGCGATGCCCTCGATCTCATCCCGCCCCGGTTGGCCGCGGCGCTCGACAACGTGGTGATCCTGGTCGCCGACCGAAACGAGGACGAGCCCGACATCCTCGGGCTGTATGAAGGCACGGCGCTGACCGAGCGGGATTCGTGGTACGCGGGTTCGTTGCCCGACACCATCACGATCTACCGCGGGGCGCTGCTGGACTTCTGTGACAGCGAGAAGGACGTCGTGGACGAAGTGGCCATCACGGTGATCCACGAGATCGCCCACCACTTCGGCATCGACGATGACCGGCTGCACGAACTCGGCTGGGGCTGAACCGGTCCACCGATGCCGCGCGGCATCCCGAAGTCGTCGGCGGCAAGTGCTACAAACGGCTCATGACCTTTCAGTGCCGCGCCTGCCGTCTGGGCCTGGAGCACTGCCACGGAGCGCTCATCCACCACGCTTTCCTGCGCACCGAATGCACCGAGGACGACTGCGTGGCTGCCGACAGCGTCCACGAGCTCCGCATCGACTGCGGTGCGGTCGGGTGTGTCTGCGACCGGATCGACGCCGTCTCAGCCCATCGGGTCGGTTGAGCGCGCGGCGTCTGCGCCGCCCGTGGTGGTCACCGGGGTCTCCGGACCGAACGGCGGGGTCAGCTTGCCCCACTGCAGGCAGCTCCACCGACCGTCGGTGATCGGTGCCAGGATGACAGATTCGGTGTTGGCCAGATGGTGGTCGATGGCGAAATGCCCGTCCACCCCGGCCAGGACGGCGGCAACCAGCCGAATCGCGGCGCCGTGGCTGACCACGACGATGTCGCCGCGCCAGGCCGCGTCGTCCAGGTAGCGCATCCGGAGCTGGTCGAGCACGGGCACGTAGCGGTCCAGGACCTGTTGCGCGGTCTCGCCGCCGGGCAGCGCGAGGTCCAGCTCGCCACCGTGCCAGCGACGGTAGATGGCATTGAACTCGTCGTGGGCTTCTTCGTCCGAGCGGTCTTCCAGGTCGCCGACCTGCACCTCGTGCAGCCCCTCGAACTCGTGTGGGCCCACGTCGGCGCCCACCCGGGTGCCGATCTCGGTGTGGATCTCACGGGCCGTCTGCACCGCGCGCGTGGCGATCGAGTGCGCCAGCATCGCCGGCGGACGGTACAGCTCGCGGGCGAACGTCCTGGCCTGGTCGCGCCCGAGATCGGTGAGTTCTGCCCCCGGCGGCCTGGTGTCCAGGCGCCGATCGACGTTTCCGTGCGTCTGCCCGTGCCGCACCAGCACCAGCCGTCCGCTCACGGCCTGCCCTCCCGTAGTCGGTCCAACCAGGTCGCCGCCTCCTCCAGCCGCGGTGGCACGGCTCCCACCACATCGCCCGTCGGCCACGAGCCCAGATACCGCACGTCCGCGCAGCGGCGGTGCAGCGCCCGCAGCGCCTCGGCGACCAGGGCGTCGTCGATGTGCCCGACGAAGTCCAGGAAGAACTTGTAGCTGCCCAGCTCGGTGCGGGTGGGGCGGGACTCGATCCGGGTCAGGTCGATGTCGCGCATCGACAGCTCGGTCATCGCGGCGACCAGCGCGCCGGGCACGTTGTCCAGGCGCAGCACCACCGACGTCCGGTCGGCGCCGGTGACTCTCGGTGGCGGGCCGGGGCACCCCACGAGGACGAACCTGGTTCGGGCGTTCGGTTCGTCGACGACGCCCTCCGCGAGTGCCTGGAGGCCGTAGCGCTGCACGGCCAGCGCGGTGGTGACGGCGGCGTCCGCCTTGCCGTCCGCGACATCGGCGGCCGCGGCGGCGTTCGAGTTGGCCGGGACCAGTTCGGCGGCGGGCAGGTGCGCTGTCAGCCACCGTTTCACCTGCGCTGCCGCCACCGGGAAAGCCGCGACGGTCCGCACCTCCCCGGCCGTGGTCCCCGGGCGCACGGCGATGGAGAAGGACACGTCGAGGGTCAGTTCGGCATAGATCTGGACCGCCGCGCCGTCGGCCAGGCTGTCCAGCGTCGGTATCACCGACCCGTCGATCGAGTTCTCGATCGGGACGCAGGCGAAGTCCGCCTCCCCGGATCGGACGGCGGCCAGCGCGGCGGCCGTGCTGTCGGTGGCGATGTGGGTGATGGTCTCGGTTCCGGGGGCGTCGTGCCGCCCACGACCCGGCGGAATCAGGCCGTTGGCCGCGATCGCGCGCAGGGCTGCCTCGGTGAACGTTCCCTCGGGACCGAGGTAGGCGATGCCGGGCACCGCACCACACTAACGGTTTCGGAGGTAATGCCGTTCCGCTGCGGGAAGGCCTTGCGCCGCGCGACTTCGACTAGTTAAGTTAGGCTCACCTTACCAACGAAAGGCAATCGCGATGGCCTCACTGACACCGACTGCGACCCCCACCACGGCCGAGCGGATCCGTAGCGCGTGCGTACGGGCCGGCGGCGCGATGCTCGCCGTCGAGGGCCTCGACCCCGTCACCACCCCGGTGCACCACCTGCTCGACGACGGATCCTTCGCGATCACCGTGCCCGTCGCCGGAGCGCTCGCCGCGACGGTGGTCTCCGCGGGCAACTCGGGCATCCAGGCGGTGCTGGAGATGACCGACTACGCACCGCTGCCACTGCGCGAGCCGGTGCGGTCCCTGGTCTGGATCCAGGGCACGGTGCGCGACGTCCCGATGGCCGAAGTGCCCGGGCTGCTGGATCTGATCGCCAGCGCGGATCCCAATCCTGCTCTCCTACAAGTGAATTCCGGACCGGAAGCAGACGACGCCGACGCCCCCTACGCGCTGATGCGATTGGAGATCGAATCGGTCGTGGTTGCCGACTCGACCGGGGCCGAGTCCGTCGCGCTCACCGCCCTGCTCGGCGCCAGACCGGACCCGTTCTGCGCCATGGAGTCCTGCTGGCTGCAGCACATGGAGTCGGCGCATCGCGAGGTCGTCGACCGCCTGGCCACCCGCCTGCCCGCGTCACTTCGCCAGGGCCGGGTCCGGCCGCTCGGGCTCGATCGGTACGGCGTGCAGCTGCGGGTCGAGGGGGACGACGGTGACCACGACGTACGGCTGCCGTTCGCCAAGCCGGTCGACGACGTGACGGGCCTCAGCCAGGCCATCCGGGTCCTGATGGGATGCCCGTTCCTCAACGGCCTGCGCGCACGCGGCGCCTGAACAGCCGGGCGTCCCACTACCGTGGCTGCGGTGAGCGGGACTGACGACGAGCTGACCGATGCGCAGCGGCGGGCGTTGCGCCTGGAGATCGCCGCCGTACTGGCGGTCACGTTCGCCCTCAGCGCGTACACGGCGCTGCTGAGTCTCATCGAGGGCGTCCTCCTCGGCCTCTCGGGCCGCACCGTCGCCCTCAACCCGAAGCGGTCGCCCTTCGACCTGATCGACCTGGGCCTGAATCTGGCCAGCCTGTTCCAGCTGCTCGCGTGGGGGGCGCTGGCCATCTACCTGTTGTGGCGCAGCGGCGACGGGCCGGCGCGGATCGGCCTCGCCAGAATCCGCTGGCGCCAGGATGTTCTCGGCGGCGTCGGACTCGCCCTGCTCATCGGCGTTCCGGGCCTCGCGCTCTATCAGATCGCCCGGATCCTGGGACTCAACGCCTCCGTCGAGCCCGCCGAACTCAACGACACCTGGTGGCGGATCCCCGTCCTGCTGCTGCTGGCCTTCGGCAATTCCTGGGCCGAGGAAGTCATCGTCGTCGGGTTCCTCCTCACCCGGCTGCGCCAGCTGAAGGTCAATCCGTGGACGGCACTTGTGGTGTCGAGCCTGTTGCGCGGCGCCTATCACCTGTATCAGGGATTCGGAGCGGGCCTCGGCAACGTCGCCATGGGTCTGGTGTTCGGGTACGCCTGGCAGCGGACCGGGCGACTGTGGCCGCTGATCATCGCCCATGCCCTGATCGACGCGGTGGCCTTCGTCGGGTACTCACTGCTGGCCGGTCGCCTCGGGTGGCTGCAGTAGCCCGCGGACCGGTTCACCGCCTCCGACCCTGGCTACGCGTACATTTCTTCTGGTGAACGACCAGCGGCCGCCGTTCCCTGGGCCGGTTCCGCCGCCCCCGCCGGGCGCGAACCCCGGCCGTCGCGAACCGTCGCCGGCGATCCGGCGCGACCCCAACTACCGGCCCGCCTGGCCGCCCAACCCGTCGACGCCGCCGCGCCGACCGGCCCCGCCACCCCCTGCGCAGAGGCAGGCCGCGCCGCCACCTCCGCCGCCGCGGCAGCGACGGCCCGCGCCCCCACCTCGACCGGCTCCGCCCCCGCCTGCGTCACCGCCACCCCCTCCACCGCGCCAGCGACGTCCCGCCCCGGCGGGCCGACCGGTCCCGCCGGTCTCGCCGCCTGCGCGTAGGAAACCCCGGCGCGTGCGGCGCTGGCTGCGGATCGCCCTCGTGTTCCTTCTCCTGCTGGCGGTCGGCGGCGTCGCGGTCGGCGCATGGGCCGATTCGGCGTTGACCCGCGTCGCGGCGCTCACCGACTACCCGCAACGACCCGGCCAGGGCGCCGGAACCACCTGGCTGCTCGTCGGATCGGACGGTCGGGAGGGCCTGACTCCGGAACAGCAGGCCGAGCTCAGCACCGGTGGCGATCTCGGCGCGGGCCGGACCGACACCATCCTGCTGGTGCACCTGCCCGGCCTGGGCTCTTCCACCCCCGCCACCATGGTGTCGATCCCGCGCGACTCCTACGTCCCCATCCCCGAGTACGGCAGCGACAAGATCAACGCCGCGTTCTCTATCGGTGGACCTCCGCTGCTGGCCCAGACGGTCGAGCAGGCCACCGGGTTGCGGGTGGACCACTACGCCGAGATCGGCTTCGGCGGATTCGCCGGTCTCGTGGACGCGGTGGGCGGTGTGACGCTGTGCCCCACGGAGCCCATCGACGATCCGCTTGCGGGCATCGCCCTGCCCGCAGGCTGTCAGCACGTCGACGGCCGGGAGGCATTGGGCTTCGTGCGCAGCCGCGCTACGCCGCGCGCCGACCTGGACCGAATGGCCAACCAGCGCCAATTCATGTCCACGCTCGTGGACCGCGCCGCCAGCCCGGCGGTGCTCCTCAACCCACTGCGGTGGTATCCGATGGCGCGCGCGGCAGG includes the following:
- a CDS encoding metallopeptidase family protein, yielding MAVAMSPQRFDELVGDALDLIPPRLAAALDNVVILVADRNEDEPDILGLYEGTALTERDSWYAGSLPDTITIYRGALLDFCDSEKDVVDEVAITVIHEIAHHFGIDDDRLHELGWG
- the serS gene encoding serine--tRNA ligase, encoding MIDPRFLRENPDAVRASQQARGEDPGLVDALAEADTARRAAISAADNLRAEQKSASKLIGKASPDERPALMAAAKDLADKVKSAEAAQSEAEKAYTAAHMAISNVIIDGVPAGGEDDFVVLDTVGEPPAIDDPRDHLELGESLGLIDMERGAKVSGSRFYFLTGFGALLQLGLFQLAVRTATENGFTLMIPPVLVRPEIMAGTGFLGAHADEIYHLEEDDMYLVGTSEVPLAGYHSGEILDLSQGPLRYAGWSTCFRREAGSYGKDTRGVIRVHQFDKVEGFVYCRPEEAEAEHDRLLGWQRQMLAHIEVPYRVIDIAAGDLGSSAARKFDCEAWVPTQQTYRELTSTSNCTTFQARRLAVRYRDGNGKPQTAATLNGTLATTRWLVAILENHQQPDGSVRIPDALVPYVGTDVLTPAK
- a CDS encoding histidine phosphatase family protein, with product MSGRLVLVRHGQTHGNVDRRLDTRPPGAELTDLGRDQARTFARELYRPPAMLAHSIATRAVQTAREIHTEIGTRVGADVGPHEFEGLHEVQVGDLEDRSDEEAHDEFNAIYRRWHGGELDLALPGGETAQQVLDRYVPVLDQLRMRYLDDAAWRGDIVVVSHGAAIRLVAAVLAGVDGHFAIDHHLANTESVILAPITDGRWSCLQWGKLTPPFGPETPVTTTGGADAARSTDPMG
- a CDS encoding CPBP family intramembrane glutamic endopeptidase codes for the protein MSGTDDELTDAQRRALRLEIAAVLAVTFALSAYTALLSLIEGVLLGLSGRTVALNPKRSPFDLIDLGLNLASLFQLLAWGALAIYLLWRSGDGPARIGLARIRWRQDVLGGVGLALLIGVPGLALYQIARILGLNASVEPAELNDTWWRIPVLLLLAFGNSWAEEVIVVGFLLTRLRQLKVNPWTALVVSSLLRGAYHLYQGFGAGLGNVAMGLVFGYAWQRTGRLWPLIIAHALIDAVAFVGYSLLAGRLGWLQ
- a CDS encoding DUF2470 domain-containing protein; its protein translation is MASLTPTATPTTAERIRSACVRAGGAMLAVEGLDPVTTPVHHLLDDGSFAITVPVAGALAATVVSAGNSGIQAVLEMTDYAPLPLREPVRSLVWIQGTVRDVPMAEVPGLLDLIASADPNPALLQVNSGPEADDADAPYALMRLEIESVVVADSTGAESVALTALLGARPDPFCAMESCWLQHMESAHREVVDRLATRLPASLRQGRVRPLGLDRYGVQLRVEGDDGDHDVRLPFAKPVDDVTGLSQAIRVLMGCPFLNGLRARGA
- a CDS encoding LCP family protein produces the protein MNDQRPPFPGPVPPPPPGANPGRREPSPAIRRDPNYRPAWPPNPSTPPRRPAPPPPAQRQAAPPPPPPRQRRPAPPPRPAPPPPASPPPPPPRQRRPAPAGRPVPPVSPPARRKPRRVRRWLRIALVFLLLLAVGGVAVGAWADSALTRVAALTDYPQRPGQGAGTTWLLVGSDGREGLTPEQQAELSTGGDLGAGRTDTILLVHLPGLGSSTPATMVSIPRDSYVPIPEYGSDKINAAFSIGGPPLLAQTVEQATGLRVDHYAEIGFGGFAGLVDAVGGVTLCPTEPIDDPLAGIALPAGCQHVDGREALGFVRSRATPRADLDRMANQRQFMSTLVDRAASPAVLLNPLRWYPMARAAGETVTVDEGDHLWDLARLGWALRGDITNITVPIGEFTDNGSGSIVVWDSEAAQQLFAALASDSPVPQDVLDAANR
- the pheA gene encoding prephenate dehydratase, with protein sequence MPGIAYLGPEGTFTEAALRAIAANGLIPPGRGRHDAPGTETITHIATDSTAAALAAVRSGEADFACVPIENSIDGSVIPTLDSLADGAAVQIYAELTLDVSFSIAVRPGTTAGEVRTVAAFPVAAAQVKRWLTAHLPAAELVPANSNAAAAADVADGKADAAVTTALAVQRYGLQALAEGVVDEPNARTRFVLVGCPGPPPRVTGADRTSVVLRLDNVPGALVAAMTELSMRDIDLTRIESRPTRTELGSYKFFLDFVGHIDDALVAEALRALHRRCADVRYLGSWPTGDVVGAVPPRLEEAATWLDRLREGRP
- a CDS encoding septum formation family protein codes for the protein MERMSEITGSSPAPWWKSLQGASTRRALLLTALGGLLIAGVITVLPSADPTGGLTANSISLGPRGNDTFDHAKSGDCLTWPDRTPDAAEIVDCAAEHRFEVAESVDMRTFPGSEYGPDAAPPSVARIQQISQEQCSAAVKRYLGARFDPNSRFTISMLWSGDKAWRQSGERRMLCGLQLPGPNNQQLTFQGRVAEIDQSKVWPVGTCLGIDPATNQPTDIPVDCAAPHAMEVTGAVNLATKFPDVLPPEAAQDTFIKDECTKMTDAYLAPIKLRDTTLTLIYSTVSLPSWAAGSHQVSCSIGATLGNGGWSTLLNTAKGPLMINGQPPVPPPDIPEERLSLPPIPMPDAPSSSSSSSSSSSSGSSETTYEDSTSDSQQTVHGPQATTAPTPTEQAPSEVPPPGGGNTFLNGPPPPPPAPPAEQLPPPGALPPPPPPPAPVPGPVEPPPPLLPPPPVA